ATGGCAAACCGCTGTAATCATTAAACATGTATTTTGTGGGACAACCTCTGCGGCCCGAAACATTTCCAAgttgtaacattttaatggATGTCATAACCAGTAAAAGGGTATCTAACCATGTTATTAACCATATCTCTCAAATATTTACCTGTTCTATGATCACTAGGTACCTAATGTGCCGACCGACACCTACAAATTAGCACTACCTATTATATACCTGTTGGTAAAGGTAGGTTTGGTAGGTGTCTTAATTAGAACTGTAGTAAAATATCCTGAactgttgaaaaaaataagtccAGAGAAAAAGATCTTCATTTTTAGCAGTTTGAAaatgtacttacctattaaattaaaagtcattattattatcgatttTATACTGCGGATCTGGggattattgaaaaatatttgtttgttttgggGCAATTATTATCAATGTTATGGATATGAAATGTCACATACCATTATTACCGCCGTTATCGTTAGCCTACCtaacgaaataaaattccaCCCGACATATAAGCAAGATAGGAAATGGTCATagcgtgaaaaataaaaaataaaatcatttgtcTCGATGCCAGtgccatattattttttaatccgAACATATTGCAGCCGACAAGTTGTATACGTGATGTGGGACGCGGCGTCatattgtgtttgtttgagtttatcgcgcaAACTGGCGGATTTAAAGAGAACCGCAACTTAATAGGCATGAAAATACTCATGGTACATATGGCAAATGGCACGGATTTATCTTTTAAGGAAACTATAtgaatacaaaatcaaaaaattcGTAATGGCATTCTGTATCAAACATCTAACTTATTcagtaaaaaatagtaaaaaggTATTATTTGTGTaggtaattttgaaattaagtaaaacgtgctaaatataatttcctaCCTAAAGGAAGCTAAGTTTCTTTGTTAGGGCTCGCTTTTAGAACAGCTCGCTTTTAGCTTTTAGAACATGCATAAGCATgactaaaattaatactttagTTTCGTTTTACAAATGTGATTGTAAAATTATCCAATGTCTTGGTGATTTTAGTAATCCAATGCATAAGTGaattcagaataaaataagtatttatatcaaCACACGAACTATCCAATAGGAAGTGGAACGTTTAGTGCGTCAATAAGTCGTGAAGGCAATAACTTCACGGACCATAGGGCGCGCCGTTCACGAGTAACGATGTCGGAAATGTTTAAACTTGTCTGAATTTGTTTACTATAATACAACCACTCTATAAAGATACACAGTATTCGCGTTATacagaatatattatatatattaatatattaggacaaatcacacagattgagctagccccaaagtaagttcgagacttgtgttatgggatactaactcaacgatactatatttttataacatatacatatatagataaacatccaagactcgggccaatcagaaaaagatcattttccatcatgacccgaccggggatcgaacccgggacctctcggttcagtggcaagaactttaccactgcgccaccgagatcgtcacACAGAATGGAATGATAATGcgtaaatatgaaaaaggGATCTCGTAACACTGGTCGGATCGAACCGCGTTTTCAGTTGCGATGCCAACTGGAAGTGGGTGTACCAAAACAAgcatattatcataatattatcgTTTCATTTATGTTATTGATGTAGTCAAACTAGACAAGTACCTAGATACTTCTCACATGAAAGGTATACAAGATGGTTCCGAGCGTGTATGTAGGTAGCTtacctatgtaggtatattatatatattgtattaaagCGTTTTGTATCActgtaaattcatttattacaattatggGTCAACGTACCTACACTGACTAAAGGCAGAGTATAACAACATCAGACACAGACTAGAACTACAGCAATACACGTTCATTCGCGTCAGTGTCTGTCCAAGTTcgccgatagtgtgtagccggcagaAGAGATTTAGCTCAGATTCAGTCCATAGACAAAACTTAGTGGTTTCCACTTGAGTTTAACAAGTCCGCGCCATCTAACGTTAGTAATGTAAACCATGTCGGGAACTCACTAGCTGACACTGTTGTGTCCACTTGAATGCCATGCTAGCGGTTTCGATTcataatgccggctccacagtCGTCGAACAATTTGCCAAACTTTAgtggattcggtatacattgctggtttttcattgcaataaataaaagctctcatacaaattacgcaatgttcccGACCTATAcacgtcggcatgtgtctgagagTTCGGCgtcagtgtggagctggcatcaGAGTTCGTCGATAATGTAAACTGGCTCCTACAAATTATTGCGTTCATAGACAGTTGTCGGTAAAGGTTACATAACATTGCGTTGGTATGCAAGCTTTTTTTTCACGCAAGGAAAACCAGTGTACGTGGAAACTGCCAACGCTGATTATCCTTGGACGCAGCAGTGTCAGTCTTGCCATACATATCCCGCAGGATTCACATATTGTACCAGCGGGCCAGTTAACGACAATTGAACTGACTCGATGCTAAATGTACAGCACATTCGTCTATACGTCTAAGCTAATAAACTATCTccctcatctgagcgttttcccgattCTTTCTCAAGGTCCGCTGTCCCACTTTTTTTTCACCACTTCGCATCATATTCAGCATCCTTAGTAATCGGACCATTATTGGCACGCAATCACCAATTCATTATAACAAAGTTCTTCTATTTTAAACCTTAATGTGTCATAAATTATGGAGGACACcggttgaaaaataaattaaaactttaaataaaacaggtacattttattgaaaaaaatatgtacacagcaaaacaaataaataatcttatgTTGTATATTAgtctataaaacattaatttcattgaaataaaatactatacatAACTACAATAAGATTATGTACATAATACCATCTCATAGAGAAGTGTTATCTGactatcaatataataaacaatatccatttaacattaaatactatttagatattttggaGTCACATTTATAGGAGTTTTAAGTGGAATCTCTAAGGTTAAAATacgataatataaaaacagtaaGCTATGATAATTccttgatataatattttaccggACATAATCAAAGATCACATAAAGTAATTTTGCACATTGATAATATCTAACAACGAGCGTCAATAACAAATTACCTAGCAAATGTACTCATGGTATGAACTATCGTTAACATtctacctacatttttttaaatctttatccctaaatgttatttgaatattGTGATTAAAAGCATTTctgaaatgttttaaaataatctccCTTGTACCATAATAACTTATGTATTAAAACGACACTTAaagtgataatttattttctatgtaaaaaataatacaaggTTAGTACTTATGTGATTCCTACAGTGATGTTTAGCATACGTTTGACTGTACCCGGTTCGAGTCTTTTgatttatcacaaaaaatatttgttcaaattaCTCTttacaaatcttcaaaaatttcagttatgacctaaattaaaacatgatAGGATAGGCCTATTATCTGAATTGacgtacaaaatgtataaaaattctGCAACTATGTTATattcaatcaataaaaaatccatCTCCTGTGTATAAACCACCTCTATCTATAAACTAGCTTTTCTTGAGAAATAAGCGAATATTAACACAAGTAccaaagtaataattatttatgctGTACTTATCCAATATGTAACCGAAACAATGTTGACAGATACGCGACGTCAACAAATGCCGGGCGAATGTTATTGTCATTTACCTTCGTCTATAAATATCTATGTTTTAATATGCTCAATATTTTGACTAGAAATCATGTTATACTTATAACTCTCtaataaaacacattaatttacacgacatatatatatatcataatttcTTATCAATTTACAGATAACTACGATTGTACAATATATCGATGACAGGGGTATTTTCGACTTATTTGGATAACATGAGATTTACTGCAATCTACTTATTTCCTAATCAATACAATGAGAAACaacaatgatttaaaattattgttgtaaATCTAAACATAAACGAATTTATCTTGACAATCATAGATTGTCATCAAGACTGATTGTCTCAACGTATGAATGAACATTATTTCCTTCATCTTAGGAATCTACGACGTCCAACATGAATCAACAACGAATTTCCAATTAATATATGGAGTATGGAATGATAAATCATCACATATCAGTTACACAGTTAATCGATTGCAAATCTCAATCCGACATTGTGTATtacatattaagtatttactatATTAGTTTATTCTTCAATACTCGACGTAACTGCTAAATACTGATAAAACATGTGATGTCATTACAagctaaaaaaatgtttcttataCTATGTCGGATTTTATACGCATTTAGGCAAGTTTGAATGAATTTACCTTTAGTTGATAAGTGCATTACGGTCGTGGATTATATAGGCAAAGATTGGAATCTTGAGCATTTGTGcaacaaaaactattatgAACAATGTCATTTATACTGtcctataataaataatttgcgCCTCTTTCTACAACTAGATGAtatttaacttacataaagtttaatttaacagTTACATGTCATTTATTGATGTCAGCTGTTTGTTGTGATCAATTGAGTAGGTAGTTGCTACCAGTTGgtcatttaattgaaaatctcTATCTTCGTGCAAAATGTCCCAGTGTCATCGAGAACTCCGCAACCTCGTGCTGTCTGCTGACTTTGATCCTTTGTTAGTACTTTTTTTGGACTTTTCTTTGCCCTTTTTGTCGTGTTTCCTGCTTCTTTTGGGCGTTTCGGCGATGGAGGCGACGGATACAGATGCCTCTGCATTATCCACATTTTCTGTTGTTTTTTCACTTTTCTTGTCGAGCTCCGCCATGGCTTCTTGAATAGCGTTTTCGAGAAGCGTGTTTAGTTTTCTACTCctgtgatgaaaaaaataataatttgaaatatgtctaaaacgatggatataaaaaataacattttacatataataaaatatgttaataatcaaaaataactGGTTAAGGGCAggcaatacaaaaataataaattattcatcaaaacaataaaaaaagtctTGCCTAGGCATGATTTTAGCATCAtttcaaattaacaatttcAGTCAAAGTGAGGTTATCACCCTTTTCATTTTATAGCCATTGAATATCAAAAGGTAACTATGGTACGCATAGACGGCTTAGTGTGGTTCGGAAATCACATTTCACTATCGAGACCGCTTGCAGTGCGAAGCAACTAGCCAATCACAAAGGGGCATTGAAACGCGATGACAACCGGACCACAATATGATCGTTTACATGTAGTTGCGTCTCACAACGAATAGACTCAAAGCGAGATGCGTATTGCAAATTCACATTAAGTCTTAactgcatcagtcaactttgacgtaatTTTAACCTGTGCATATTAACGCAAAATTTGCATTTAACTAATCGACGGCGGCGCTCAGGAtaatgttaacgtcaaagtttactgATGCAAGATAAAGTCATTAAATCAGACTACAACGTGTGCGAAACTCGATGGACAAGAATAATCTTTGGGTTGGGTTAATCTCACATCAGAATAGAATAATCTTTATTGTGAAGCACACACGCACGAACAAACACATATAGAAAAAGTTAGGTATCAAGTGCGGTGCCGGCTCAGTGTCACGCTAAGCAAAAACGGGCAGCACAGAGTGACTCACTTCCTGAGCTTGGTGCGCGCGGCGTGGTGCGCCTCGAGCCCCTCGCTGAGCGTGAGCAGCAGTCGCGGCGCGAGGTGCGCGCGCGCGGGCGCGGCAGGCGGCGCCCGGAACCAGCGCACGCGCACGCCGCGTCCCCCGCGCCCGCCGCAGCGCTCCACTCGCGCCGGCCACATGCCGTgcccgcccgccgccgcccaCACCACGTCCCCCACCGCGAACTGCCGCCCGGGCGCGCCCCCATCTATCGACCGCGGCACCGTTTTAGCGATCATGCTCGCGAACGACATCCCGACTCCCGATACAGATActcgtagacagagaaaactacgGACTTCGTCATCTTTCGTTTAGCTTATACAAAAAAGAGAAATGCatataagaaatacaaaagaaaCGGGACAAAATACTACTACGGAATACTCTTTTGTCCCTCACCGCATGCCCGATTTTATAAGGCCCAACTCTATCGCTTTATATGACATAGGGTCGTATTGGGCCCTTGAAGTTGTATGCAAAtcttatatttcatttgaacGTTAACTAGCCGTcgtctttagttttctttatctttGGCAATATCTAACTAGTCttagggcctgtttcaccactttttgatataatatcatattataatcTGAAACTAACGTCTaaataaatctgcctgatgtGATTGGGCAGTTAgtcctatatatatacttgtgaaacatatttttaaagctaTCTGTTCTAATATGTATCAGATCATAGAAAACATATAATCATCAGACATAAAAACTATCCGATACTTCATCAGCAAGCGGTACAGGCCCAGTTGCGTTAAGTACTGAAGTTAGTGTGAGTGACATCCGACTTGAAGCTTGAAAACCTCAACCATAAATCGGAAGTTAATACGTAAATATTAAAGATTATACTTTTTGCCAGATACGACATTACACAGATAAGtaagtacaatattattacaaaatccaAGTCAATTTACAAAACTCTTGCTGAAATAGAGATTCATCAAAACGAATCCGCCGTGCTGTCTCCCACATCAACTTGCATCGAAcaagaataataattctttattttcttttaccaatataaaaaatataattagaaaataaagaacTGAACTCCCGACAAAATTAATCGAAATTGAATTATAAGTTAGGCAAGTAAAAGAGgcgtaattttttatactatgtccACACTGCGTCAACGTAGCCAAACAAATGTGTTGCTATATCTTTTTATCGTTATAATAGagctatgaaaaaatatagaaccACATTCATTGACATTTGTTTGCTCAGTGGACAAAGATCAGACCACCATCTCGtcatgataatatattatataatacacaaaCTTATTCTCAAGAATTATTATAAGGACATATAGACACAAAGTAAGACAAATAACAGTGTCTAAACATTACAATATatcaaatttagttttttatgtaatacctACTTCCATTCTTAAAATGATTGGGCCTGCCTCACgtctttctgataaaataagGTAATCTGACTGATAAACTAAGTACTTGGCAAATCCGAATCTGAATAGCCAACTAGCTGGCTAACTTCCAGCACTTATGAAATACTTTCAAcgatatattacatatatgcTAGATACTTCATCAGCAATCTGTGTATAGCAGGTATATTATTCTTACAcaacatatttacaatataaagtgAAGTATTTATAATGGTACATTACCATACCACATACTGCGTCAACGCGATAACTTTACACTTATAACACAACCAAAAGATATGACAGTAATTATGATTGGTGGTGAACGTGAAAAGTGACGATCGTCGCGTTGCAgcagtacataaataaagtgtaatgtattttttccctCACCAAGAAAGAATATACAAAGTATAAACTATGAAAATGTGCATTACTTACAATGATGGAGAGATGAAATGATGATGGCTTTACAATGATGCGTTAGTAATGTAATCCCAATTTGTGAGCCAATTTTGTTACTTCGTATGTGGTGCAATGGAAAGCGACAGAAAGCCGAAGTGAGATCATTTGAACGCTGCACGTCACTTATTCTGATTAGTTTTCCAGTACACCCTTTATTAACAGCTGTATCTTGTATTAACCCAACCAAAAGAAAACCAATGACCAATAGTATCGCATTATGTAGAAGCTGAAATATACCACAATACACATTGTTATGTATTCATTCGGTTCTAAATTGAATCGTATGTAAAAGGACGCGAGTATGGGTTCCGTATTTCAAGTGTAAGCCAcaatctattaattttaattaatattactattgataaatacgaatattcacataatactaaaataaattgttttctatcttaattatacatattttttagacTTAACGAGTGTTGTCTCGGCTCCTTTTGACATGGCTGATTCAATGAACAGAATTTGTATCAATTTAGAGATTCGCTAGCGAGCGGCGAGAATCAATCGAATACCAATAAATACAAGACACAacataatgataaattttgaattttgttagcTGTGGCTAAAGCGTGAAATGGTTTGGATATTAGTATACTGTGGCAATAGTTTCACCAAACTgacattattgaaatttggAAGGGTGTTAACACACatctaatacaaattaaaatgtgtttcgcttaagttttaaatacacatgttaaattttggtaaaataataacgaAAACATGTAACACAAGAATATAACACTGATGAGAATAAGGGTCATTAAGTAGCAAAGAATTCAAGGCATAGAAagtgagaaaaataataaaaatcacttaCCGTCACCAGACCCTAAGTTATGTCTGTCAAATACTTTTTGTATGGGAGGGTTATCCCTACTACTACTCCCAGACGATGGGAAATGTCTCGGCTGAATTTTGTCTGCAGATGTAATTCCCATGTCATATTCAGAATCTTTTGGCAGTCCGTGTACCATACTATAGTTGGTTCTCATGATTTTATCCGTCCTATAGCTAGAACCGTCGCCGAATTCATTCTTTCTCTTATAGCCCTGTGTCCGGTCGTAATAGTTGGAAGACACGGGCATGATGTGTTGGTTGTTCATGGCAGTAGCGTTCATGTTTTGGTTGTAATGCATTTCAGTGGACTCCACCGGGTTGTGGGCGCGAGACTGACGCATCAGCGACGCGTTCGACATCATGCCTGGAAATAACGTTTTAGCTCGTTAGATTACTTCtttattgtacttatatacttattatttttatggtacGTGGCCAAGTATGTGTTTAAAGAAATCTTTCAAGTTCCGGCGAcgatttataaaatcacttcccatataataaaattgaggctatttctattaaaatacaaagtaaatgTTCTAAATCTTTCTGACTTATCATATCTATATACATCGTTTAGATTTTgatctattaattaaattattataacgggttaatttaaattgattttaagttaattttaacaacgcaaaaaaaaaatattaaaattatagctTTATTTTGTTCGTACCTTGTGTTTCAGTATCTGGATTGAATTCGTTCCTAGTGGCGGGCCAAACTTGTTCTCTGGACTCGGCCATGTCTTGCTCGCTGCTCGAAACACATTGGACCATAgcctgaaaaattaaaaaaaaatatttttttgcatcaAATAGAGAgattacagtaaaaaaaatgtttaaaataaaatctaacaagCATTTACAATGTTTCGACTGCAAGTTTATACTACAAATTACCCTTATAGCAAGCTAATGAGTAGATTATTGACTTCTATTTACAAAGTCTGTAATTTAAGAATGTGTTTTGTTGTCTTCATTAAGTAGTCACTTTGTTCAAGTGGCCATATATTTGAGATTAATTATGAGGGCTTGTTTCACCAATATCTGAtcaatctgacagataaactaactgctagataaatctgcttGATGTGAATGGTCAGTTACCAAAGCCTGTGAAACACATTTTGAACACTGTTGCTGATatgttacatacattttattcggGTCTGAAAGGGATATATACtatcagcaagcggtgaaaTAGGCCCCTAGGATAGTGAGATAATTACCGAGCAATTAGTGTCCGGCTCAGGCGAGCGAGTAGTGGTGTCGGCGTAGTGCGGCTGCGGGCAGCGGGGCACGCGCGCGGCCGGCGGGGCCGGCGGCGGGTCCAGCGGGCCCAGCGCCGGCTCCGGCGGGCCCAGCTGCGGGTCCAGCGGGCCCAGCGGGCTCAGCGTGGTGGTGTCGGGCGGTGAGCAGCCCACGCCCGCCGCCAGCCCGGGCGACTTCCGCTGCCCGAACGTCTGTGTCGACACCGAGTGCCGCACGTATCCTTGAGGAAACTCGCCCGCTTTCGACTCATCTAATTTCTCATCCTTCGCCTCGTCGACCTCTTGCTCCATATAATTCCTCTTGGCTTGCTTCTGGGCGAGGAGCGCGTTCGGATCTATCATCCGCGAACTGTTCCCTTGCAAATTAGATGACAGCTGCGCGCTGGGCGCGTTGGACACCAAAGTCGTCTGCTGTTGAACTATAGTCGTATTCTGCTGAACGAATGTCGAATTACTTCTCGTGGCGGCGATCGAAACCTGCTTCGGCGATAAGGGAACCATCAACGTCTGCCCCATCTGATTGGTCTGAATGAACTCCTGCGCTTGCACGTTGCTCGATCTCACTTGTGAGCTCGCGTTGAATGCCACGTTTGTAGGACTCAAATTCGCCAGCAACGGACTGAGTTGACCGTTGAATCCAGGGCTATTCATCATCACTTGACTGTTGGGCGACAAGAATTGAGCCCCCGGACTATGCTgtgattgtattattttcccTTGCTGGTTCTGTGCTCTGAGAACGACTCCGCTATTAGCGCCCGCTGTGAATACTCCAGAATTTTGCACAGGTGTCAAAACATTTTGTCCGTTCACAGTTTGCAATTGTAACTGCACTGGCATTCCTGTTGAATTGTCCTGAATGATAGCCGTGCCGTCCGCTGTCATCACCATTCCGCCGAGATTCGGCACGATAAATTGTTGGAACGGGAAATTCTGCATAACACTACTCGCATTATTTATAAGATTGACCggttgcaataaatttatttgttgtgatGGCGACGTATTTGTGATTATTTGTTGAGATCCGAAGTTGTTAGTGTTCCCTTGGCCGTTCATGACTATGTGAGCCGGAGTGCCCGACTTCCCGGGGACTATAGTTAATGCTTGGAGAACAGGAGTTGGGGAGATGTTATTGTTAGGTGACAACTGAAAACCACGCGGCGAAAACTGAGAGCTAGTGTTATGCTGCGGCGACGTGTGATGCACCATCAAGTTGTTAGGATTTTGTGATGGAGCCGCAATTTGTAACACATTTGTGATGTTTGGCAGttgatttttcttctttttatttctctttttgAGGCTTTCGGGCGAGAGCATCGCCACTCCCTGTACATAGTTTTGTCCGCTTTTAACGTCCATCGGTCGCGGACTTTCACTAGGAGATTGGCCGGGCATGATTCCTCCCGCGACAATCTGCGGTAAAACAGCATTTTGTTGCACAACTTGACCATCAACAGCCATCATTGGGGGTTGGAATACGAAGGGAGTTGGCAATGTGTTGACCACAACTGTGGGCTGATTCACGATAGGCTGCACGTTTCCTACTCCCGGGACACCTTGTGTGATAGAAGTAGTGACATTCGTCACTATACTGGAACTGTGTCCCGGAGACACCACCGTCGTTGTCTTCGGTGGTGGCGGCGGCATCTGGTTGTTAGACACGATTATTTGTCCAGTTGAAGATATAAGAATCTGCCCCGGAGTGGTGGACATCGCCCTTCTAACGGGAGTCTGAGCAGGATGTTGCGAATTATTCGCGTCCAACTTTGAAGGTAAGCTGCCGATAACGTTTTGGACCATTTCTAAAGGCGATTTAGATATCATATTTTGCGCCGTCGTCCCGGCTATGTGCAATGGATAACTTGTCGGTAAATTAACAGAGTTTATAAAAGGATCCGGTTGATTGTTTGGAATGGCGTAAGTTGTCGCTAAATTAACACTAGGCGGTGGCGGTGGTCGAACAAAATTTGCTTGAGAGGCGTTGATAGATGTCGTGGCGGTGTTAGCTTTGCCGGCTAATACTGACGTCATAGTATCGCGAGTGACAGAAAATCCGCTCGCCATAGTGGTCACGAAAGTTTGCACATAACACGCCTGTATCAGCGAATGGGCGGGACCTCCTCCTAAATGCGGTGGCGGACAATACCCCGGCATTGTATTTTCCATTCGCCTTCGATCTGCTCTAAACACTTCTTGCGGCGCTCTCAGCCCAGGTTTAACCCCAACCATTGATATGTTGTCCACTTCCATgagatttttattcacattgtGGTTAGAAATGAAGTGCATCATCTGAGTCCCAGTTATCGATGGATTGTTGGGTGGTCCGGGAGAGTTGTAATGATAAGCTTGATTACTGCCGGGAGTCGGGGGATTGCTGTTGAAGTTTTCTCTGAATGAAGAAGAATTCGAATACGCTGGGCTCGGTATGGGGAATGTACAATTGGACATTTGTGAGCTGCCGCTTCCGTTACTGTGAGGAGTATCTGTATTTCGAGAACTGTTGGATAACGTGGGGGAAGGCTCGGGCGGTAGTAATGTTTCAGTGGGTGACACGTTGCTAGTGCTCACAGTCCCCGCTTGTATCGGTCCACAGTTCTCGTTCACGACTGGACTCCGCTCTATAAATGTCGAGGACGTCACAGGATTATCTTCGAAACCATGTTTTGGACTAGATATATTGCCCTCCAAGTCTCCTTTATACATAGTatgtttcatatattttagcCTCATTTGATTGTCGGCAAAATCTGGACTGCCTTTTATTGGCATCTGTCCTTTGTAACAACGCGGTGGTGGgttttctattgttttctcCAATAAAACACTACTGTCAGGTGTAGTATTTGGTGATGGTGACGGATTAGGTACTAGATTACTTCTATAATTCATTTCAGATTTTGTAGGAGGTTTGCCAGATTTGTCTATCTGGCCTTGAGGGTTGAAGCAGTTGTTGCAGTTATTGTCGAATCGATTGCCGTCTAGATTTGAGTTCATTCCCACTTGTCTATTGATGGTGTTATTTAATAGAGCAGTCTGCTGTGCTAAATACCCACTCGGGTCGTCCATGAATGACGGCACATTGCTGTTTGCAATATCATCAGCTTTAGGTTCTTGCATAATCCTCATACCATTGTTACCAAAATTCATTACTTTGCCATCAGTGGCACCCACTTTCTTTTTAGATCCCTTATTGTTGTTCTTTACCTTTTTCTTATTCACATCTGCAACAGGCCATTGTTGGTTGATCATATTGTAATGCTGCGGCAGCGGGGGAACTCGAGGACATTGATTCATCATGTGTTCATTACTAGAGAATGAGCCATACGAACTTGTGGAGTCATCTGATATGTTTGTGTTTGCTTCTTCATAATCAGCATTATCTAATTTTTGCGACTTCGGACTAGGACTGGCTATGGGATCATTTCGTTTCACCTGCCAGGGTGGAGTTTTAGCAGGATTTGTTTTTACTACCGCGCCATTTTGTATGACTAGTTGGCCTTGAGGCACAAATGGAGTTTGATTCGATGGTCTATTCTGCGTTGTGTTATCAGCTAGCTGTGTCCGGAAACCTTTCATAGCCAATTCTATTTGCTTTTGATTCtgctgaataaatatttgctgctgttcatttattttctgcaTAACCTCTGGCGTCAACGGTTGGTTTAACCCACAGAATATTTGTGACTCCTCTTGTTTAACTGAGTACTTGGTGGGATTATTCTGATGATTCACTTCTTTCTTTTCATCCTTATGATCTTGATTTTGAGGGATGACgttaacatttttgaaattggcgttttgtttATTGAAGCCGGTGTTGACACCTATGATTTGTCCGTTGGTGCCTAAAACGGGCATGCCGACGTTAAGAGGAGGGGTATTAGGGATCGAGGGAGTTTGACATTTTTGCCTGTCAAGGCTTTCTTGTTGCTGTTGTGTAATCCATCC
The genomic region above belongs to Plodia interpunctella isolate USDA-ARS_2022_Savannah chromosome 7, ilPloInte3.2, whole genome shotgun sequence and contains:
- the LOC128671623 gene encoding uncharacterized protein LOC128671623 isoform X1 → MSGKPASVGACGAAGVAGAGSPRVLVYVADRPRQLEPGAAPPDPQPPDLLYLPDNLQQLPRNSIYRPQIERNDLRNSSGGIYYKAINDANGKIGVYGTSDNPGHQTEYLSLSQQFVKDPCLKGDDKPSDRTSGVNVKRDSTEQLCVDLNNADTFQSKISAEAAELLTYQSRGHVSVGVDGVMPVHSFALHHGQTQFNDNLIQSGEIVNNSEDVSIGRSYVNYQLLEQSVSHQSIVNQSISILNQQVGVSRVVNESDSGNGAQLVRTADGVVLAVLPSSVLPQAVDTEPKSIQSDSPQTIVVPLGWRRIVNATSVLYISPSGTALSALPQLREYLQTAGTCKCGLPCPLRPETAFSFDPKVISKPYQPASGAELTKLCNHKRKLLATLQARAQSPATPPPSQTEQKKVAGGEVAVLKKKMKKRPGFPPNMSVSPLLMQRDGPFNELKSQDVDHNRTVSPGVGPQRNIQPGMPFTMQQTLPNTSQDDVKHEAQVQRSSHYITVNSGWITQQQQESLDRQKCQTPSIPNTPPLNVGMPVLGTNGQIIGVNTGFNKQNANFKNVNVIPQNQDHKDEKKEVNHQNNPTKYSVKQEESQIFCGLNQPLTPEVMQKINEQQQIFIQQNQKQIELAMKGFRTQLADNTTQNRPSNQTPFVPQGQLVIQNGAVVKTNPAKTPPWQVKRNDPIASPSPKSQKLDNADYEEANTNISDDSTSSYGSFSSNEHMMNQCPRVPPLPQHYNMINQQWPVADVNKKKVKNNNKGSKKKVGATDGKVMNFGNNGMRIMQEPKADDIANSNVPSFMDDPSGYLAQQTALLNNTINRQVGMNSNLDGNRFDNNCNNCFNPQGQIDKSGKPPTKSEMNYRSNLVPNPSPSPNTTPDSSVLLEKTIENPPPRCYKGQMPIKGSPDFADNQMRLKYMKHTMYKGDLEGNISSPKHGFEDNPVTSSTFIERSPVVNENCGPIQAGTVSTSNVSPTETLLPPEPSPTLSNSSRNTDTPHSNGSGSSQMSNCTFPIPSPAYSNSSSFRENFNSNPPTPGSNQAYHYNSPGPPNNPSITGTQMMHFISNHNVNKNLMEVDNISMVGVKPGLRAPQEVFRADRRRMENTMPGYCPPPHLGGGPAHSLIQACYVQTFVTTMASGFSVTRDTMTSVLAGKANTATTSINASQANFVRPPPPPSVNLATTYAIPNNQPDPFINSVNLPTSYPLHIAGTTAQNMISKSPLEMVQNVIGSLPSKLDANNSQHPAQTPVRRAMSTTPGQILISSTGQIIVSNNQMPPPPPKTTTVVSPGHSSSIVTNVTTSITQGVPGVGNVQPIVNQPTVVVNTLPTPFVFQPPMMAVDGQVVQQNAVLPQIVAGGIMPGQSPSESPRPMDVKSGQNYVQGVAMLSPESLKKRNKKKKNQLPNITNVLQIAAPSQNPNNLMVHHTSPQHNTSSQFSPRGFQLSPNNNISPTPVLQALTIVPGKSGTPAHIVMNGQGNTNNFGSQQIITNTSPSQQINLLQPVNLINNASSVMQNFPFQQFIVPNLGGMVMTADGTAIIQDNSTGMPVQLQLQTVNGQNVLTPVQNSGVFTAGANSGVVLRAQNQQGKIIQSQHSPGAQFLSPNSQVMMNSPGFNGQLSPLLANLSPTNVAFNASSQVRSSNVQAQEFIQTNQMGQTLMVPLSPKQVSIAATRSNSTFVQQNTTIVQQQTTLVSNAPSAQLSSNLQGNSSRMIDPNALLAQKQAKRNYMEQEVDEAKDEKLDESKAGEFPQGYVRHSVSTQTFGQRKSPGLAAGVGCSPPDTTTLSPLGPLDPQLGPPEPALGPLDPPPAPPAARVPRCPQPHYADTTTRSPEPDTNCSAMVQCVSSSEQDMAESREQVWPATRNEFNPDTETQGMMSNASLMRQSRAHNPVESTEMHYNQNMNATAMNNQHIMPVSSNYYDRTQGYKRKNEFGDGSSYRTDKIMRTNYSMVHGLPKDSEYDMGITSADKIQPRHFPSSGSSSRDNPPIQKVFDRHNLGSGDDGGAPGRQFAVGDVVWAAAGGHGMWPARVERCGGRGGRGVRVRWFRAPPAAPARAHLAPRLLLTLSEGLEAHHAARTKLRKSRKLNTLLENAIQEAMAELDKKSEKTTENVDNAEASVSVASIAETPKRSRKHDKKGKEKSKKSTNKGSKSADSTRLRSSR